In Coturnix japonica isolate 7356 chromosome 7, Coturnix japonica 2.1, whole genome shotgun sequence, one DNA window encodes the following:
- the ITGA6 gene encoding integrin alpha-6 isoform X2 produces MAAALLLYLALLPGLAGAFNLDTENVIGRRGEPGSLFGFSLAMHRQLQPQEKRLLLVGAPREKAFPSQQANRTGGLYSCDITSSDTRCTRIVFDEDTDPKTESKEDQWMGVTVQSQGPGGNVVTCAHRYEKRQYVNTVQETRDIIGRCYVLSQDLTIKDDMDNGVWSFCDGRLRGHEKFGSCQQGVAATFTRDYHYVVFGAPGTYNWKGVVRAEQKNQTFYDLGIFDDGPYEVGDESLRDMNLVPVPANSYLGFSLDSGKGIVSQDEMTFVSGAPRANHSGAVVLLKKEKNQRALSLEHMFEGEGLASSFGYDVAVVDLNSDGWQDIVVGAPQYFDRSGDIGGAVYIYINQRGKWEGVKPVRLNGTTDSMFGLAVENVGDINQDGYPDIAVGAPYDGFGKVYIYHGSKNGINTKPAQILDGEKTGTNFFGYSIAGNMDLDKNSYPDIAVGSLSDSVSVFRSRPVISITKSITVQPDKLDLKKKNSEDPSEIWMDVKACFQYTANPRNLNPRIKINYTFEAENERRQLGLPSRVRFKDYLSDQFTASTTLMGQNSKQCVTAKLVLQEKIKDKLRPIPIAVSVNIAGLESGSSSSRKERALPDLIPILNSNESETKITKVEFLKEGCGEDNECHSNLKLQYRFCSREGNEDRFTYLPIENGIPVLVLKDQKDIALEITVTNNPSDARNPKKDGEDAYEAKLIATFPDSLTYSAFREMRGYPEKQLTCGANQNGSQAECELGNPFKRNSNVTFYLILSTTKVNVDTTDLDINLKLETTSTQVNSTAITASAKVVLELLLSLTGVAKPSQVYFGGDIVGESAMKSEDNIGNLIEYEFRVTNLGRPLKAFGTASLDIQWPKEISNGKWLLYLMKIDSKGLEKVSCQPQNEINFLHVAESHNSRRKREIAEKQITDSKTFSLFSERKYMTLDCKVNARCVDIKCPLRGFDSKASILLRSRLWNSTFLEEYSKMNYLDILVRASISVPAAAKNVKLTNEAAQVRVTVFPAKPVALYTGVPWWIIAVAIFAGVLMLALLVFLLWKCGFFKRSKKDHYDATYHKAEIHAQPSDKERLTSDA; encoded by the exons ATGGCGGCCGCGCTCCTCCTCTACCTGGCCCTGCTGCCGGGGCTGGCCGGCGCCTTCAACCTGGACACGGAGAACGTGATCGGCCGGCGCGGGGAGCCGGGCAGCCTCTTCGGCTTCTCGCTGGCCATGCACCGGCAGCTGCAGCCGCAGGAGAAACGGCT ATTGCTGGTTGGAGCTCCTCGGGAAAAGGCCTTTCCATCCCAGCAAGCCAATAGAACAGGAGGGCTGTACAGCTGTGACATCACATCTTCAGATACGCGCTGCACACGTATTGTGTTTGATGAAGACA CTGACCCAAAGACGGAGAGCAAAGAAGACCAGTGGATGGGTGTAACTGTCCAAAGTCAGGGGCCAGGAGGAAACGTGGTG ACATGTGCACATCGCTATGAGAAAAGGCAGTATGTAAACACAGTGCAGGAAACCCGGGATATCATTGGAAGGTGCTATGTGCTGAGCCAGGATCTCACTATTAAGGATGATATGGATAATGGAGTATGGAGTTTTTGTGATGGTCGCTTAAGAGGCCATGAGAAGTTTGGTTCCTGTCAGCAAGGTGTTGCTGCGACTTTTACTAGAGACTATCATTACGTTGTGTTTGGTGCCCCAGGCACTTACAATTGGAAAG GGGTGGTTCGTGCAGAGCAAAAGAATCAGACATTTTATGATCTGGGTATCTTTGATGATGGGCCTTACGAAGTTGGTGATGAGAGCCTCCGAGATATGAATCTAGTTCCTGTTCCAGCTAACAGTTATTTAG GTTTCTCTTTGGACTCTGGTAAGGGAATAGTCTCCCAAGATGAGATGACTTTTGTGTCTGGTGCACCAAGAGCCAACCATAGCGGAGCAgttgttttactgaaaaaagagaaaaatcagagagCGCTTTCACTGGAGCACATGTTTGAAGGAGAAGGACTGGCCTCTTCTTTTGGTTATGATGTGGCTGTTGTGGATCTCAACAGTGATGG ATGGCAAGACATTGTTGTTGGAGCCCCGCAATACTTTGATAGAAGTGGAGATATCGGTGGTGCTGTGTACATCTACATTAACCAGCGAGGAAAATGGGAAGGAGTAAAACCGGTTCGCTTAAATGGGACCACTGACTCAATGTTTGGTCTCGCAGTTGAAAATGTTGGGGACATTAACCAGGATGGATATCCAG ATATTGCAGTAGGAGCTCCATATGATGGTTTTGGCAAAGTATATATTTATCATGGATCCAAGAATggaataaatacaaaaccagCACAG ATTCTTGATGGTGAAAAAACAGGCACCAATTTCTTTGGTTACTCAATTGCTGGAAACATGGACCTGGATAAAAATTCCTACCCTGATATTGCTGTTGGTTCCCTTTCAGATTCTGTATCTGTGTTCAG ATCTCGACCTGTTATAAGCATTACAAAGAGCATTACAGTACAGCCTGACAAACTTGacctaaagaaaaagaactctGAAGACCCCAGTGAGATATG GATGGATGTGAAAGCGTGTTTTCAGTATACTGCAAACCCGCGTAATTTAAACCCAAGAATAA AGATCAACTATAcatttgaagcagaaaatgagaggaGACAATTAGGCCTGCCATCCAGGGTACGGTTTAAAGATTACCTATCTGATCAGTTCACTGCAAGTACCACCCTAATGGGGCAGAACTCCAAACAGTGCGTGACAGCCAAGCTTGTTCTGCAG gaaaaaattaaagataagCTGCGCCCAATTCCTATAGCAGTCAGTGTTAATATTGCTGGCCTTGAGTCTGGCTCATCATCCAGCAGAAAAGAGAGAGCGCTTCCAGACCTTATACCGATACTAAATTCAAACGAATCTGAAACAAAGATCACAAAA GTGGAGTTCTTgaaagaaggatgtggagaAGACAACGAATGTCACAGCAATCTAAAACTTCAGTACCGGTTTTGCAGTAGAGAAGGAAACGAAGACAGATTTACCTATTTACCAAT tgaaaatggcATTCCAGTGCTCGTTTTAAAAGATCAGAAAGATATTGCCCTGGAAATAACAGTGACAAATAATCCATCTGATGCAAGAAATCcaaagaaagatggagaagatGCATATGAAGCTAAACTAATTGCAACTTTTCCAGATAGTCTGACTTATTCTGCATTCAGGGAGATGAGAGGATATCCT GAAAAACAGCTCACATGCGGTGCTAACCAGAATGGCTCTCAAGCAGAGTGTGAACTTGGAAATCCATTCAAGAGAAACTCCAAT GTAACCTTTTATCTGATCTTAAGTACCACTAAAGTTAATGTTGATACAACAGACTTGGACATTAACCTCAAGCTGGAGAC AACAAGCACTCAAGTAAATTCAACTGCAATTACAGCCAGTGCTAAAGTGGTTCTTGAATTGCTTTTATCGCTCACAGG AGTGGCTAAGCCTTCCCAGGTGTATTTTGGAGGTGACATCGTTGGTGAGAGTGCTATGAAATCTGAAGATAATATTGGAAACCTCATAGAGTATGAATTCAGA gtAACCAACTTGGGCAGGCCCCTGAAAGCATTTGGTACAGCTTCCCTGGACATCCAGTGGCCAAAAGAAATCAGTAATGGCAAATGGCTGCTATATTTGATGAAAATAGACTCCAAGGGCTTGGAAAAGGTTTCCTGTCAACCACAGAATGAAATCAATTTCTTGCATGTTGCG gaatCCCATAACTCAAGAAGAAAGCGTGAGATTGCAGAGAAGCAGATTACAGACAGCaagacattttcattattttcagaaagaaaatacatgacaTTG GACTGCAAGGTGAATGCACGGTGTGTGGACATAAAATGTCCACTGAGGGGTTTTGACAGCAAGGCATCGATTTTGCTGCGTTCCAGACTGTGGAACAGTACTTTCTTGGAA GAATACTCCAAAATGAACTACCTGGACATTCTTGTTAGGGCCTCAATcagtgttcctgctgcagctaAGAACGTCAAACTCACCAATGAAGCTGCTCAG gTGCGTGTTACAGTCTTTCCTGCAAAGCCAGTAGCCCTTTATACAGGGGTGCCTTGGTGGATCATTGCAGTGGCTATTTTTGCTGGAGTACTGATGCTTGCGCTCCTGGTATTCTTGTTATGGAAG TGTGGTTTCTTCAAAAGAAGTAAGAAAGATCATTACGATGCCACATATCACAAGGCTGAGATCCATGCTCAGCCATCTGATAAAGAGAGGCTTACTTCTGATGCGTAG
- the ITGA6 gene encoding integrin alpha-6 isoform X1 produces MAAALLLYLALLPGLAGAFNLDTENVIGRRGEPGSLFGFSLAMHRQLQPQEKRLLLVGAPREKAFPSQQANRTGGLYSCDITSSDTRCTRIVFDEDTDPKTESKEDQWMGVTVQSQGPGGNVVTCAHRYEKRQYVNTVQETRDIIGRCYVLSQDLTIKDDMDNGVWSFCDGRLRGHEKFGSCQQGVAATFTRDYHYVVFGAPGTYNWKGVVRAEQKNQTFYDLGIFDDGPYEVGDESLRDMNLVPVPANSYLGFSLDSGKGIVSQDEMTFVSGAPRANHSGAVVLLKKEKNQRALSLEHMFEGEGLASSFGYDVAVVDLNSDGWQDIVVGAPQYFDRSGDIGGAVYIYINQRGKWEGVKPVRLNGTTDSMFGLAVENVGDINQDGYPDIAVGAPYDGFGKVYIYHGSKNGINTKPAQILDGEKTGTNFFGYSIAGNMDLDKNSYPDIAVGSLSDSVSVFRSRPVISITKSITVQPDKLDLKKKNSEDPSEIWMDVKACFQYTANPRNLNPRIKINYTFEAENERRQLGLPSRVRFKDYLSDQFTASTTLMGQNSKQCVTAKLVLQEKIKDKLRPIPIAVSVNIAGLESGSSSSRKERALPDLIPILNSNESETKITKVEFLKEGCGEDNECHSNLKLQYRFCSREGNEDRFTYLPIENGIPVLVLKDQKDIALEITVTNNPSDARNPKKDGEDAYEAKLIATFPDSLTYSAFREMRGYPEKQLTCGANQNGSQAECELGNPFKRNSNVTFYLILSTTKVNVDTTDLDINLKLETTSTQVNSTAITASAKVVLELLLSLTGVAKPSQVYFGGDIVGESAMKSEDNIGNLIEYEFRVTNLGRPLKAFGTASLDIQWPKEISNGKWLLYLMKIDSKGLEKVSCQPQNEINFLHVAESHNSRRKREIAEKQITDSKTFSLFSERKYMTLDCKVNARCVDIKCPLRGFDSKASILLRSRLWNSTFLEEYSKMNYLDILVRASISVPAAAKNVKLTNEAAQVRVTVFPAKPVALYTGVPWWIIAVAIFAGVLMLALLVFLLWKCGFFQRSRYDDSVPRYHAVRIRKEEREIKGGKCKDLETKQWFTKWNENESYS; encoded by the exons ATGGCGGCCGCGCTCCTCCTCTACCTGGCCCTGCTGCCGGGGCTGGCCGGCGCCTTCAACCTGGACACGGAGAACGTGATCGGCCGGCGCGGGGAGCCGGGCAGCCTCTTCGGCTTCTCGCTGGCCATGCACCGGCAGCTGCAGCCGCAGGAGAAACGGCT ATTGCTGGTTGGAGCTCCTCGGGAAAAGGCCTTTCCATCCCAGCAAGCCAATAGAACAGGAGGGCTGTACAGCTGTGACATCACATCTTCAGATACGCGCTGCACACGTATTGTGTTTGATGAAGACA CTGACCCAAAGACGGAGAGCAAAGAAGACCAGTGGATGGGTGTAACTGTCCAAAGTCAGGGGCCAGGAGGAAACGTGGTG ACATGTGCACATCGCTATGAGAAAAGGCAGTATGTAAACACAGTGCAGGAAACCCGGGATATCATTGGAAGGTGCTATGTGCTGAGCCAGGATCTCACTATTAAGGATGATATGGATAATGGAGTATGGAGTTTTTGTGATGGTCGCTTAAGAGGCCATGAGAAGTTTGGTTCCTGTCAGCAAGGTGTTGCTGCGACTTTTACTAGAGACTATCATTACGTTGTGTTTGGTGCCCCAGGCACTTACAATTGGAAAG GGGTGGTTCGTGCAGAGCAAAAGAATCAGACATTTTATGATCTGGGTATCTTTGATGATGGGCCTTACGAAGTTGGTGATGAGAGCCTCCGAGATATGAATCTAGTTCCTGTTCCAGCTAACAGTTATTTAG GTTTCTCTTTGGACTCTGGTAAGGGAATAGTCTCCCAAGATGAGATGACTTTTGTGTCTGGTGCACCAAGAGCCAACCATAGCGGAGCAgttgttttactgaaaaaagagaaaaatcagagagCGCTTTCACTGGAGCACATGTTTGAAGGAGAAGGACTGGCCTCTTCTTTTGGTTATGATGTGGCTGTTGTGGATCTCAACAGTGATGG ATGGCAAGACATTGTTGTTGGAGCCCCGCAATACTTTGATAGAAGTGGAGATATCGGTGGTGCTGTGTACATCTACATTAACCAGCGAGGAAAATGGGAAGGAGTAAAACCGGTTCGCTTAAATGGGACCACTGACTCAATGTTTGGTCTCGCAGTTGAAAATGTTGGGGACATTAACCAGGATGGATATCCAG ATATTGCAGTAGGAGCTCCATATGATGGTTTTGGCAAAGTATATATTTATCATGGATCCAAGAATggaataaatacaaaaccagCACAG ATTCTTGATGGTGAAAAAACAGGCACCAATTTCTTTGGTTACTCAATTGCTGGAAACATGGACCTGGATAAAAATTCCTACCCTGATATTGCTGTTGGTTCCCTTTCAGATTCTGTATCTGTGTTCAG ATCTCGACCTGTTATAAGCATTACAAAGAGCATTACAGTACAGCCTGACAAACTTGacctaaagaaaaagaactctGAAGACCCCAGTGAGATATG GATGGATGTGAAAGCGTGTTTTCAGTATACTGCAAACCCGCGTAATTTAAACCCAAGAATAA AGATCAACTATAcatttgaagcagaaaatgagaggaGACAATTAGGCCTGCCATCCAGGGTACGGTTTAAAGATTACCTATCTGATCAGTTCACTGCAAGTACCACCCTAATGGGGCAGAACTCCAAACAGTGCGTGACAGCCAAGCTTGTTCTGCAG gaaaaaattaaagataagCTGCGCCCAATTCCTATAGCAGTCAGTGTTAATATTGCTGGCCTTGAGTCTGGCTCATCATCCAGCAGAAAAGAGAGAGCGCTTCCAGACCTTATACCGATACTAAATTCAAACGAATCTGAAACAAAGATCACAAAA GTGGAGTTCTTgaaagaaggatgtggagaAGACAACGAATGTCACAGCAATCTAAAACTTCAGTACCGGTTTTGCAGTAGAGAAGGAAACGAAGACAGATTTACCTATTTACCAAT tgaaaatggcATTCCAGTGCTCGTTTTAAAAGATCAGAAAGATATTGCCCTGGAAATAACAGTGACAAATAATCCATCTGATGCAAGAAATCcaaagaaagatggagaagatGCATATGAAGCTAAACTAATTGCAACTTTTCCAGATAGTCTGACTTATTCTGCATTCAGGGAGATGAGAGGATATCCT GAAAAACAGCTCACATGCGGTGCTAACCAGAATGGCTCTCAAGCAGAGTGTGAACTTGGAAATCCATTCAAGAGAAACTCCAAT GTAACCTTTTATCTGATCTTAAGTACCACTAAAGTTAATGTTGATACAACAGACTTGGACATTAACCTCAAGCTGGAGAC AACAAGCACTCAAGTAAATTCAACTGCAATTACAGCCAGTGCTAAAGTGGTTCTTGAATTGCTTTTATCGCTCACAGG AGTGGCTAAGCCTTCCCAGGTGTATTTTGGAGGTGACATCGTTGGTGAGAGTGCTATGAAATCTGAAGATAATATTGGAAACCTCATAGAGTATGAATTCAGA gtAACCAACTTGGGCAGGCCCCTGAAAGCATTTGGTACAGCTTCCCTGGACATCCAGTGGCCAAAAGAAATCAGTAATGGCAAATGGCTGCTATATTTGATGAAAATAGACTCCAAGGGCTTGGAAAAGGTTTCCTGTCAACCACAGAATGAAATCAATTTCTTGCATGTTGCG gaatCCCATAACTCAAGAAGAAAGCGTGAGATTGCAGAGAAGCAGATTACAGACAGCaagacattttcattattttcagaaagaaaatacatgacaTTG GACTGCAAGGTGAATGCACGGTGTGTGGACATAAAATGTCCACTGAGGGGTTTTGACAGCAAGGCATCGATTTTGCTGCGTTCCAGACTGTGGAACAGTACTTTCTTGGAA GAATACTCCAAAATGAACTACCTGGACATTCTTGTTAGGGCCTCAATcagtgttcctgctgcagctaAGAACGTCAAACTCACCAATGAAGCTGCTCAG gTGCGTGTTACAGTCTTTCCTGCAAAGCCAGTAGCCCTTTATACAGGGGTGCCTTGGTGGATCATTGCAGTGGCTATTTTTGCTGGAGTACTGATGCTTGCGCTCCTGGTATTCTTGTTATGGAAG
- the ITGA6 gene encoding integrin alpha-6 isoform X3 translates to MGVTVQSQGPGGNVVTCAHRYEKRQYVNTVQETRDIIGRCYVLSQDLTIKDDMDNGVWSFCDGRLRGHEKFGSCQQGVAATFTRDYHYVVFGAPGTYNWKGVVRAEQKNQTFYDLGIFDDGPYEVGDESLRDMNLVPVPANSYLGFSLDSGKGIVSQDEMTFVSGAPRANHSGAVVLLKKEKNQRALSLEHMFEGEGLASSFGYDVAVVDLNSDGWQDIVVGAPQYFDRSGDIGGAVYIYINQRGKWEGVKPVRLNGTTDSMFGLAVENVGDINQDGYPDIAVGAPYDGFGKVYIYHGSKNGINTKPAQILDGEKTGTNFFGYSIAGNMDLDKNSYPDIAVGSLSDSVSVFRSRPVISITKSITVQPDKLDLKKKNSEDPSEIWMDVKACFQYTANPRNLNPRIKINYTFEAENERRQLGLPSRVRFKDYLSDQFTASTTLMGQNSKQCVTAKLVLQEKIKDKLRPIPIAVSVNIAGLESGSSSSRKERALPDLIPILNSNESETKITKVEFLKEGCGEDNECHSNLKLQYRFCSREGNEDRFTYLPIENGIPVLVLKDQKDIALEITVTNNPSDARNPKKDGEDAYEAKLIATFPDSLTYSAFREMRGYPEKQLTCGANQNGSQAECELGNPFKRNSNVTFYLILSTTKVNVDTTDLDINLKLETTSTQVNSTAITASAKVVLELLLSLTGVAKPSQVYFGGDIVGESAMKSEDNIGNLIEYEFRVTNLGRPLKAFGTASLDIQWPKEISNGKWLLYLMKIDSKGLEKVSCQPQNEINFLHVAESHNSRRKREIAEKQITDSKTFSLFSERKYMTLDCKVNARCVDIKCPLRGFDSKASILLRSRLWNSTFLEEYSKMNYLDILVRASISVPAAAKNVKLTNEAAQVRVTVFPAKPVALYTGVPWWIIAVAIFAGVLMLALLVFLLWKCGFFQRSRYDDSVPRYHAVRIRKEEREIKGGKCKDLETKQWFTKWNENESYS, encoded by the exons ATGGGTGTAACTGTCCAAAGTCAGGGGCCAGGAGGAAACGTGGTG ACATGTGCACATCGCTATGAGAAAAGGCAGTATGTAAACACAGTGCAGGAAACCCGGGATATCATTGGAAGGTGCTATGTGCTGAGCCAGGATCTCACTATTAAGGATGATATGGATAATGGAGTATGGAGTTTTTGTGATGGTCGCTTAAGAGGCCATGAGAAGTTTGGTTCCTGTCAGCAAGGTGTTGCTGCGACTTTTACTAGAGACTATCATTACGTTGTGTTTGGTGCCCCAGGCACTTACAATTGGAAAG GGGTGGTTCGTGCAGAGCAAAAGAATCAGACATTTTATGATCTGGGTATCTTTGATGATGGGCCTTACGAAGTTGGTGATGAGAGCCTCCGAGATATGAATCTAGTTCCTGTTCCAGCTAACAGTTATTTAG GTTTCTCTTTGGACTCTGGTAAGGGAATAGTCTCCCAAGATGAGATGACTTTTGTGTCTGGTGCACCAAGAGCCAACCATAGCGGAGCAgttgttttactgaaaaaagagaaaaatcagagagCGCTTTCACTGGAGCACATGTTTGAAGGAGAAGGACTGGCCTCTTCTTTTGGTTATGATGTGGCTGTTGTGGATCTCAACAGTGATGG ATGGCAAGACATTGTTGTTGGAGCCCCGCAATACTTTGATAGAAGTGGAGATATCGGTGGTGCTGTGTACATCTACATTAACCAGCGAGGAAAATGGGAAGGAGTAAAACCGGTTCGCTTAAATGGGACCACTGACTCAATGTTTGGTCTCGCAGTTGAAAATGTTGGGGACATTAACCAGGATGGATATCCAG ATATTGCAGTAGGAGCTCCATATGATGGTTTTGGCAAAGTATATATTTATCATGGATCCAAGAATggaataaatacaaaaccagCACAG ATTCTTGATGGTGAAAAAACAGGCACCAATTTCTTTGGTTACTCAATTGCTGGAAACATGGACCTGGATAAAAATTCCTACCCTGATATTGCTGTTGGTTCCCTTTCAGATTCTGTATCTGTGTTCAG ATCTCGACCTGTTATAAGCATTACAAAGAGCATTACAGTACAGCCTGACAAACTTGacctaaagaaaaagaactctGAAGACCCCAGTGAGATATG GATGGATGTGAAAGCGTGTTTTCAGTATACTGCAAACCCGCGTAATTTAAACCCAAGAATAA AGATCAACTATAcatttgaagcagaaaatgagaggaGACAATTAGGCCTGCCATCCAGGGTACGGTTTAAAGATTACCTATCTGATCAGTTCACTGCAAGTACCACCCTAATGGGGCAGAACTCCAAACAGTGCGTGACAGCCAAGCTTGTTCTGCAG gaaaaaattaaagataagCTGCGCCCAATTCCTATAGCAGTCAGTGTTAATATTGCTGGCCTTGAGTCTGGCTCATCATCCAGCAGAAAAGAGAGAGCGCTTCCAGACCTTATACCGATACTAAATTCAAACGAATCTGAAACAAAGATCACAAAA GTGGAGTTCTTgaaagaaggatgtggagaAGACAACGAATGTCACAGCAATCTAAAACTTCAGTACCGGTTTTGCAGTAGAGAAGGAAACGAAGACAGATTTACCTATTTACCAAT tgaaaatggcATTCCAGTGCTCGTTTTAAAAGATCAGAAAGATATTGCCCTGGAAATAACAGTGACAAATAATCCATCTGATGCAAGAAATCcaaagaaagatggagaagatGCATATGAAGCTAAACTAATTGCAACTTTTCCAGATAGTCTGACTTATTCTGCATTCAGGGAGATGAGAGGATATCCT GAAAAACAGCTCACATGCGGTGCTAACCAGAATGGCTCTCAAGCAGAGTGTGAACTTGGAAATCCATTCAAGAGAAACTCCAAT GTAACCTTTTATCTGATCTTAAGTACCACTAAAGTTAATGTTGATACAACAGACTTGGACATTAACCTCAAGCTGGAGAC AACAAGCACTCAAGTAAATTCAACTGCAATTACAGCCAGTGCTAAAGTGGTTCTTGAATTGCTTTTATCGCTCACAGG AGTGGCTAAGCCTTCCCAGGTGTATTTTGGAGGTGACATCGTTGGTGAGAGTGCTATGAAATCTGAAGATAATATTGGAAACCTCATAGAGTATGAATTCAGA gtAACCAACTTGGGCAGGCCCCTGAAAGCATTTGGTACAGCTTCCCTGGACATCCAGTGGCCAAAAGAAATCAGTAATGGCAAATGGCTGCTATATTTGATGAAAATAGACTCCAAGGGCTTGGAAAAGGTTTCCTGTCAACCACAGAATGAAATCAATTTCTTGCATGTTGCG gaatCCCATAACTCAAGAAGAAAGCGTGAGATTGCAGAGAAGCAGATTACAGACAGCaagacattttcattattttcagaaagaaaatacatgacaTTG GACTGCAAGGTGAATGCACGGTGTGTGGACATAAAATGTCCACTGAGGGGTTTTGACAGCAAGGCATCGATTTTGCTGCGTTCCAGACTGTGGAACAGTACTTTCTTGGAA GAATACTCCAAAATGAACTACCTGGACATTCTTGTTAGGGCCTCAATcagtgttcctgctgcagctaAGAACGTCAAACTCACCAATGAAGCTGCTCAG gTGCGTGTTACAGTCTTTCCTGCAAAGCCAGTAGCCCTTTATACAGGGGTGCCTTGGTGGATCATTGCAGTGGCTATTTTTGCTGGAGTACTGATGCTTGCGCTCCTGGTATTCTTGTTATGGAAG